Proteins encoded together in one Bacteroides ovatus window:
- a CDS encoding DUF4995 domain-containing protein, with amino-acid sequence MNNMKMKLVLFASVSIALASCQTAPKEDYSWIKKGLDVASAQLQLSAEEVSGTGMLPRSIRTGYDMDFLCRQLERDSLTFKDSLRAQPTADQLGKRRLCNVYDWTSGFFPGSLWYAYELTGNDTLKTQAIEYTNLLNPVRYYKGTHDLGFMVNCSYGNAERLSPNDTIAAVMRETADNLCGRFNDSIGAIRSWDFGTWNFPVIIDNMMNLDLLFNVAKATGDNKYKDIAIKHAMTTMHNHFRPDYTCWHVISYNNDGTVESKQTFQGKNDDSSWARGQAWAIYGYTACFRETNDSIFLNFAKDIANMIMDRVKTEDAIPYWDYDAPVTKETPRDVSAASVTASAMIELSTMVPDGQKYLDYAEKILKSLSSDAYLAKVGDNQGFILMHSVGSLPNGSEIDTPLNYADYYYLEALKRFMELKKLKVENGELRVIQ; translated from the coding sequence AATAACATGAAAATGAAACTTGTTCTCTTTGCTTCGGTTAGTATTGCACTCGCGTCGTGCCAGACAGCTCCAAAGGAAGACTACAGTTGGATAAAAAAAGGACTGGATGTAGCTTCCGCCCAATTACAACTTTCTGCTGAAGAAGTTAGTGGTACAGGAATGCTGCCACGCTCCATCCGTACAGGTTATGACATGGATTTCCTTTGCCGTCAGTTGGAAAGAGATTCATTAACATTCAAAGATTCGCTACGCGCACAACCTACTGCTGACCAGCTAGGCAAACGCCGTCTCTGCAACGTTTATGACTGGACAAGTGGTTTCTTCCCCGGTTCATTATGGTATGCATACGAACTGACAGGAAACGATACACTGAAAACTCAAGCAATCGAATATACCAATCTTCTGAATCCGGTACGCTATTATAAAGGTACGCATGATTTGGGATTCATGGTCAACTGCAGCTATGGCAATGCAGAACGTCTTTCACCTAACGATACCATCGCTGCTGTGATGAGAGAAACTGCCGATAACCTCTGCGGTCGTTTCAACGACTCTATCGGTGCTATCCGTTCATGGGATTTCGGAACATGGAACTTCCCGGTTATTATCGACAATATGATGAACCTCGATCTTCTGTTTAATGTAGCAAAAGCGACAGGTGACAATAAATACAAAGACATTGCTATCAAACATGCTATGACCACCATGCATAATCACTTCCGTCCGGATTATACCTGCTGGCATGTAATAAGCTATAACAACGACGGTACAGTGGAAAGCAAACAAACTTTCCAAGGAAAGAACGATGATTCTTCATGGGCACGCGGACAAGCATGGGCTATATATGGATATACCGCTTGCTTCCGTGAAACAAATGACAGCATTTTCCTGAACTTTGCAAAGGATATAGCCAATATGATTATGGACCGCGTAAAAACGGAGGATGCCATTCCTTACTGGGATTATGATGCTCCTGTAACTAAAGAAACTCCGCGCGATGTATCTGCTGCCTCTGTCACTGCTTCTGCCATGATCGAACTAAGCACCATGGTTCCCGACGGACAGAAATATCTGGATTATGCGGAAAAGATTCTGAAGAGTTTGTCAAGCGACGCATATCTTGCAAAAGTGGGTGACAATCAGGGCTTCATTCTGATGCATTCTGTCGGTTCACTGCCTAACGGCTCTGAAATCGATACTCCACTGAACTATGCTGACTACTATTATCTGGAAGCATTGAAGAGATTCATGGAATTGAAGAAGTTGAAAGTTGAGAATGGAGAGTTGAGAGTGATCCAATAA
- the hepC gene encoding heparin-sulfate lyase HepC has translation MNKTLKYIILLAIACFVSKGYAQELKSEVFSLLNLDYPGLEKVKALHQEGKDEDAAKALLDYYRARTNVKTPDINLNKVTISKEEQQWADDGLKHTFFVHKGYQPSYNYGEDINWQYWPVKDNELRWQLHRHKWFTPMGKAYRISGDEKYAKEWAHQYIDWIKKNPLVKMDKKEYELVSDGKIKGEVENVRFAWRPLEVSNRLQDQTSQFQLFLPSPSFTPDFLTEFLVNYYKHAVHILANYSDQGNHLLFEAQRMIYAGAFFPEFKEAPAWRKSGIDILNREIHVQVYEDGGQFELDPHYHLAAINIFCKALGIADANGFRKEFPQDYLDTIENMIMFYANISFPDYTNPCFSDAKLTTKKEMVKNYKSWSKLFPKNQAIKYFATEGKEGALPDYMSKGFLKSGFFVFRNSWGMDATQMVVKAGPKAFWHCQPDNGTFELWFNGKNLFPDSGSYVYAGEGEVMEQRNWHRQTCVHNTVTLDNKNLDTTESVTKLWQPEGAIQTLVTENPSYKNLKHRRSVFFVDNTYFVIVDEMAGSGKGSINLHYQMPKGEIANSREDMTFLTQFEDGSNMKLQCFGPAGMSMKKEPGWCSTAYRKRYKRMNVSFNVRKDGEEAVRYITVIYPVKKSADAPKFDAKFKNKAFDENGLEVEVKVNGKKQSLKYKL, from the coding sequence ATGAATAAAACTTTAAAGTACATCATTTTGCTTGCAATCGCATGTTTCGTAAGCAAGGGTTACGCCCAAGAACTGAAAAGCGAAGTCTTTTCTCTTCTTAACCTGGACTATCCGGGACTGGAGAAAGTAAAAGCTTTGCATCAGGAGGGTAAAGATGAGGATGCTGCCAAAGCATTACTGGACTATTACCGTGCACGTACCAACGTAAAAACTCCGGATATCAATCTGAACAAAGTGACTATCAGCAAAGAAGAACAGCAATGGGCGGATGACGGATTGAAACATACATTCTTCGTACATAAAGGTTATCAACCTTCTTACAATTATGGAGAAGATATCAACTGGCAATACTGGCCGGTGAAAGATAATGAGCTCCGCTGGCAATTGCACCGTCACAAATGGTTCACTCCAATGGGTAAAGCTTACCGTATATCCGGTGATGAAAAATATGCTAAAGAATGGGCACACCAGTATATCGACTGGATTAAAAAGAATCCGTTGGTGAAGATGGATAAGAAAGAATATGAGCTGGTAAGTGATGGAAAAATCAAAGGCGAAGTAGAAAACGTACGTTTTGCATGGCGTCCTCTGGAAGTGAGTAATCGTCTGCAAGACCAGACTTCGCAATTCCAGTTATTCCTTCCCTCACCTTCTTTCACTCCGGACTTCCTGACAGAATTCCTGGTGAACTATTACAAACATGCTGTACATATCCTTGCTAATTACTCGGATCAAGGCAACCATTTACTGTTTGAAGCTCAACGCATGATTTATGCAGGTGCCTTTTTCCCTGAATTCAAAGAGGCTCCGGCTTGGAGAAAAAGTGGCATCGACATTCTGAACCGTGAAATTCACGTACAGGTATACGAAGATGGCGGACAGTTCGAACTTGACCCACATTATCATCTGGCAGCTATTAACATTTTCTGTAAAGCCTTAGGTATCGCAGATGCTAATGGATTCCGTAAGGAATTCCCTCAAGATTATTTGGATACCATTGAAAACATGATTATGTTCTATGCAAACATTTCTTTCCCTGATTACACCAATCCATGTTTCAGCGACGCCAAGTTGACAACAAAGAAAGAAATGGTGAAAAACTACAAGTCATGGAGCAAACTGTTCCCGAAAAACCAGGCAATCAAATACTTTGCTACAGAAGGAAAAGAAGGTGCATTGCCGGATTATATGTCCAAAGGTTTCCTGAAATCAGGCTTCTTTGTATTCCGTAATTCATGGGGAATGGATGCTACCCAAATGGTAGTAAAGGCAGGTCCGAAAGCTTTCTGGCACTGTCAGCCGGATAATGGAACATTTGAACTTTGGTTCAACGGCAAGAATTTGTTCCCGGATTCTGGTTCGTATGTATACGCAGGTGAAGGCGAAGTAATGGAACAACGCAACTGGCATCGTCAGACTTGTGTTCACAACACAGTAACCCTGGACAACAAGAATCTCGATACAACAGAATCTGTTACTAAGTTGTGGCAACCGGAAGGTGCTATCCAGACTTTAGTGACTGAAAATCCGAGTTACAAGAATCTGAAACACCGTCGTTCTGTTTTCTTCGTTGATAACACTTACTTTGTCATTGTAGATGAAATGGCAGGTAGCGGTAAAGGTTCTATCAATCTCCACTATCAGATGCCGAAAGGAGAAATTGCCAACAGCCGCGAAGACATGACGTTCCTGACACAGTTCGAGGATGGAAGCAACATGAAACTGCAATGCTTCGGCCCTGCTGGCATGAGTATGAAGAAAGAACCAGGATGGTGCTCAACAGCTTATCGCAAACGCTACAAACGTATGAATGTATCATTCAACGTGAGAAAAGACGGTGAAGAAGCTGTACGTTACATCACTGTTATCTACCCGGTTAAGAAAAGCGCAGATGCCCCTAAATTTGACGCTAAATTCAAGAACAAAGCGTTCGATGAAAACGGTCTGGAAGTAGAAGTGAAAGTAAACGGAAAGAAACAGTCATTAAAATACAAACTATAA
- a CDS encoding ROK family protein, whose product MEKEYAIGIDLGGTSVKYALIDNEGVFYFQGKLPSKAEVSAEAVIGQLVTAINEVKAFAQEQGYKINGIGIGTPGIVDSTNRIVLGGAENINGWENIHLADRIEKETGLPALLGNDANLMGLGETMYGAGQGATHVVFLTVGTGIGGAVVIDGKLFNGYANRGTELGHVPLIANGEPCACGSVGCLEHYASTSALVRRFSQRIIDAGISYPNEEINGELIVRLYKQGDKIAQLSLEEHCDFLGHGIAGFINIFSPQKIVIGGGLSEAGDFYIQKVSEKAHSYAIPDCAVNTQIIAAALGNKAGSIGAASLFFK is encoded by the coding sequence ATGGAAAAAGAATACGCTATAGGAATTGACCTTGGCGGAACTTCTGTAAAATACGCCCTAATTGATAATGAAGGCGTATTTTACTTTCAAGGGAAGTTACCGTCGAAAGCCGAAGTATCAGCAGAAGCTGTCATCGGACAGTTGGTTACTGCTATCAATGAAGTGAAAGCCTTTGCACAGGAACAAGGCTACAAAATCAATGGTATAGGAATCGGTACACCGGGCATCGTAGATTCTACAAACCGCATAGTTCTGGGAGGTGCGGAAAACATCAACGGTTGGGAAAACATACATCTGGCGGACCGCATTGAAAAGGAAACCGGACTTCCGGCTTTATTGGGAAATGATGCCAATCTGATGGGATTAGGAGAAACAATGTATGGAGCCGGACAGGGAGCCACTCATGTTGTTTTCCTAACAGTAGGAACAGGCATTGGCGGTGCAGTAGTCATCGATGGCAAATTGTTCAACGGTTATGCCAACCGGGGGACAGAACTGGGGCACGTGCCTCTCATTGCCAATGGCGAACCTTGTGCCTGTGGTTCCGTCGGCTGTCTGGAACATTATGCTTCCACTTCTGCTTTGGTACGCCGTTTCAGTCAACGGATAATAGACGCAGGTATCTCCTACCCGAATGAAGAGATTAATGGAGAACTGATCGTCCGCCTTTACAAACAAGGAGATAAGATTGCACAACTATCGCTGGAAGAACACTGTGATTTTCTGGGACATGGAATTGCAGGATTCATTAATATCTTCAGCCCTCAAAAGATTGTGATCGGTGGAGGACTTTCCGAAGCCGGAGACTTTTATATTCAGAAAGTAAGCGAAAAAGCCCACAGTTACGCTATCCCCGACTGTGCCGTGAATACTCAAATCATAGCTGCCGCTCTTGGAAACAAGGCCGGAAGTATTGGAGCCGCTTCACTCTTTTTCAAATGA
- a CDS encoding sulfatase, which translates to MENYYTSSTLLLPLAALSLVSCNSQKKEEVRQPNIIFMMTDDHTTQAMSCYGGNLIQTPNMDRIANEGIRFDNCYAVNALSGPSRACILTGKFSHENGFTDNASTFNGDQQTFPKLLQQAGYQTAMIGKWHLISEPQGFDHWSILSGQHEQGDYYDPDFWEDGKHIVEKGYATDIITDKAIKFLEGRDKNKPFCMMYHQKAPHRNWMPAPRHLGIFNNTTFPEPANLFDDYEGRGRAAREQDMSIEHTLTNDWDLKLMTREEMLKDTTNRLYSVYKRMPIEVQDKWDSVYAGRIAEYRKGDLKGKSLISWKYQQYMRDYLATVLAVDENIGRLLNYLEKIGELDNTIIVYTSDQGFFLGEHGWFDKRFMYEECQRMPLIIRYPKAIKAGSTSNAISMNVDFAPTFLDFAGVDIPSDIQGASLKPILVNEGKTPADWRKAAYYHYYEYPAEHSVKRHYGIRTQDFKLIHFYNDIDEWEMYDMKADPREMNNVFGKPEYAKVQKELMELLQDTQKQYKDTDPDEKEKVLFKGDRRQMQNR; encoded by the coding sequence ATGGAAAACTATTACACCTCCTCTACCCTACTCCTCCCATTGGCAGCACTAAGCCTCGTTTCTTGCAACAGCCAAAAGAAAGAAGAAGTCAGACAGCCAAACATCATCTTCATGATGACGGATGATCACACCACTCAAGCAATGTCCTGTTATGGAGGAAATCTGATCCAAACTCCTAATATGGATCGGATTGCCAATGAAGGTATTCGCTTTGATAATTGTTACGCTGTCAATGCTCTTTCGGGACCTTCACGCGCTTGCATCCTCACCGGCAAGTTCAGTCACGAGAATGGTTTTACCGATAATGCAAGTACATTCAACGGCGATCAGCAGACATTCCCCAAACTTCTTCAGCAAGCCGGATACCAGACTGCCATGATCGGCAAATGGCACCTCATCAGCGAACCGCAAGGTTTCGACCATTGGAGTATCCTTAGCGGCCAACATGAGCAAGGTGACTATTACGATCCTGATTTCTGGGAAGACGGAAAACATATCGTAGAAAAAGGATATGCTACGGATATTATTACCGACAAAGCAATTAAATTCCTTGAAGGACGGGACAAGAACAAACCGTTCTGCATGATGTATCACCAGAAAGCCCCACACCGTAACTGGATGCCCGCTCCCCGTCATTTAGGCATATTCAATAATACAACTTTCCCGGAACCGGCTAATCTGTTCGACGACTACGAAGGTCGTGGAAGAGCTGCTCGCGAGCAGGATATGTCTATCGAGCACACGTTGACAAACGACTGGGATCTCAAATTGATGACTCGTGAAGAGATGCTGAAAGATACAACCAACCGTCTTTATAGTGTATATAAACGTATGCCTATTGAAGTTCAGGATAAATGGGATTCTGTATACGCCGGGCGCATTGCCGAATACCGCAAAGGTGACTTGAAAGGCAAATCTTTAATCAGCTGGAAATATCAACAATATATGCGCGATTATCTGGCTACGGTTCTGGCAGTAGACGAAAATATCGGCCGACTACTGAATTATCTCGAAAAGATTGGTGAACTGGACAATACAATCATTGTCTATACCTCCGACCAGGGTTTCTTCCTTGGCGAACATGGCTGGTTTGACAAACGCTTCATGTATGAAGAATGTCAGCGCATGCCTCTTATCATCCGTTACCCGAAAGCAATCAAAGCAGGAAGTACCAGTAATGCAATCAGCATGAATGTAGACTTTGCTCCTACCTTCCTCGACTTTGCCGGAGTAGATATCCCGTCAGATATTCAAGGAGCTTCTTTGAAACCGATATTGGTCAACGAAGGCAAAACCCCGGCCGACTGGCGTAAAGCTGCTTATTACCATTATTACGAGTACCCTGCAGAACACTCTGTAAAACGTCACTATGGTATCCGTACACAAGATTTCAAACTGATTCATTTCTACAACGATATTGATGAATGGGAAATGTATGACATGAAAGCTGATCCGAGAGAGATGAACAACGTCTTCGGCAAACCGGAGTATGCTAAAGTACAAAAAGAGCTGATGGAGCTACTTCAGGACACTCAAAAACAGTACAAAGATACTGACCCGGATGAAAAGGAAAAAGTCCTCTTTAAAGGTGATCGCCGACAAATGCAAAACCGCTAA